A genomic window from Algoriphagus sp. Y33 includes:
- a CDS encoding OmpA family protein, protein MYILRIKKIVWTAAILLVGGFVSPIRAQIKERVVERAKESTTNKAERTVDETIESVGDGIVNGVKGIFTKKGKKNKNNNDNQSSGMDSDDGQGMNGEYGAEDWVDEQSRGEMDSEMHSEGSPSLSKYTKFSFVQGEEIIAYDDFMQDKVGDLPASWITTGTAEIVSFDSLEGNWVWFSKTSGNFIPEYLKDFPENFTLEFDLMYDFDFGTFSSSRNLMLVFTDIVNPEANIGWNGNGDYFNLQKLSDNYLGIQFSGNSHDGGPYIIAKKAVHTEKGLNFRNDFNAKHLINAEGANKPIHISISRMGRRVQVFANEEKVLDLTAAFQKDVKLSSARFFVANSADGDNYYLSNIRYAVGQPDTRNKLLDSGTYSTSAITFNSGSADIKPESYAILKEIADALKSESGKAVSIIGHTDSDGSAELNQRLSEERAAAVRMALQNEFGVSNTMETSGKGATEPVAENNTPTGKANNRRVEFILN, encoded by the coding sequence ATGTACATTTTAAGGATAAAGAAGATAGTATGGACAGCTGCTATCCTGCTTGTAGGGGGATTTGTTTCTCCGATCCGCGCACAAATAAAGGAAAGAGTAGTAGAGCGTGCAAAGGAATCTACCACCAATAAAGCCGAGCGGACAGTGGATGAAACCATTGAATCTGTTGGAGACGGGATCGTCAATGGAGTAAAGGGGATTTTTACTAAAAAAGGTAAAAAGAATAAAAACAACAATGATAATCAGTCTAGTGGGATGGATTCTGACGATGGGCAGGGGATGAACGGTGAGTATGGCGCTGAAGATTGGGTGGATGAGCAAAGCCGGGGGGAGATGGATTCGGAGATGCACTCAGAAGGTTCCCCGAGTTTGTCTAAATATACCAAATTTTCCTTTGTGCAGGGTGAAGAAATCATCGCTTATGATGATTTTATGCAGGACAAAGTAGGGGATCTACCTGCTTCATGGATTACCACAGGAACGGCGGAAATTGTCAGTTTTGACAGCTTGGAAGGCAACTGGGTATGGTTTAGCAAAACCTCCGGAAACTTTATTCCAGAGTATTTGAAAGATTTTCCTGAAAACTTCACCTTGGAGTTTGACCTGATGTATGACTTTGATTTTGGGACATTTAGTTCTTCCCGAAACCTAATGTTGGTCTTCACGGATATCGTCAACCCTGAAGCAAATATTGGCTGGAATGGAAATGGGGATTATTTTAATCTACAGAAATTATCGGACAACTATTTGGGAATTCAGTTTTCTGGCAACAGTCATGACGGTGGCCCCTATATAATTGCTAAGAAAGCAGTTCATACCGAAAAGGGATTGAATTTCAGAAATGATTTCAATGCTAAGCACCTGATCAATGCCGAAGGAGCCAACAAACCAATCCATATCTCTATTTCCCGTATGGGCAGGCGTGTTCAGGTATTTGCCAATGAAGAGAAAGTACTTGATCTGACAGCAGCATTTCAGAAAGATGTAAAACTCAGCAGCGCCCGCTTCTTTGTTGCAAATTCTGCTGATGGGGACAATTACTACCTCAGCAATATCCGATATGCGGTAGGACAACCGGATACCCGAAACAAACTTCTGGACAGTGGGACTTACAGTACCTCTGCAATTACGTTCAACTCAGGTTCGGCGGATATCAAACCTGAATCCTATGCTATTCTTAAAGAAATCGCAGATGCTTTGAAATCCGAATCTGGTAAAGCCGTGTCAATCATCGGGCATACCGATAGCGATGGATCAGCGGAACTGAACCAGCGTCTCTCTGAGGAACGTGCAGCTGCTGTAAGGATGGCATTGCAAAATGAATTTGGTGTAAGCAATACTATGGAAACGTCCGGAAAAGGTGCTACGGAGCCAGTAGCTGAGAACAATACACCGACAGGCAAAGCGAATAACAGACGGGTTGAGTTTATCCTTAACTGA